The proteins below come from a single Crossiella sp. CA-258035 genomic window:
- a CDS encoding NACHT domain-containing protein — protein sequence MGRPEHPVNPTDGPLPAFAHDLRALREKAGGRSYRTLSRKAGYSASALSAAARGLELPTLAVTLAYVGACNGDPIEWTHRWQELSTKLASSAEPHPAAPAPNTAHSSDSPTPPAPSSVPTSATPPARNLSTSPTTSPPNPALSPTTPPTPPSLSTPAALARCRSLLNAVRRHWIDAELIPSLAVTGRFPSQLTEYRRGRDTHLPLPPTEPRRLLTEAGTLTIVGARGVGKTLLLLEIARALLDDWPADPDQPIPVVLPLSSWSPRAGDLETWVVEQLLQLYNVDRELGWAWVGQRRLLLLLDGLDEVPPEHRDSCVAAIEEYRHARGATFPLVLTCGTDVYTALTTAPRTRRVVEVRPLTVDQVARHLAAAGPELAGLRTALAADPGLAELVTTPLFLAVASVAYRGRTAAAVPTGVEVERWRAEVLADYVARRLHDGARPHPTRFSEPQTARVLSWLATTMTARNQTVFLPDRMQPDLLTRRWHRWLVSPGLALLVGLVTALCFGLSGGWALELISGDTDDPRTRGLVATVIGGLATGPLMGWQVLGTRIEPLAPPRQSAPAWRRTIRHAALCALAGTVVGLLLGSWFGELTAQQTLGVSSFLIVGISGSLLGSAAGGAVLGLTAGLAVGVLTGLEQQATIRPAQPGIGMRDTARTALLAGVLGVLLGGLAYGLLLGIPLGVVVALRLGGGAWLRHWTLRLLLWREGAIPLRFLDFLHHAHRTCLLNEIGGGYKFTHPLCQRHFTVRNVDQWPAIQP from the coding sequence GTGGGGCGCCCGGAACACCCCGTCAACCCCACCGACGGCCCACTCCCCGCTTTCGCCCACGACCTGCGCGCCCTGCGCGAGAAGGCAGGCGGCCGCAGCTACCGCACCCTGTCCCGCAAAGCGGGGTATTCGGCCTCAGCCCTGTCCGCAGCCGCCCGCGGCTTGGAACTCCCCACCCTGGCCGTCACCCTGGCCTACGTCGGCGCCTGCAACGGCGACCCGATCGAGTGGACCCACCGCTGGCAGGAACTTTCCACAAAACTCGCCAGCTCCGCCGAACCCCACCCCGCCGCTCCCGCGCCCAACACCGCCCACTCCTCCGACTCCCCCACTCCTCCCGCGCCCTCGTCCGTCCCCACCTCCGCCACTCCTCCCGCGCGAAATCTCTCGACCTCCCCCACCACCTCACCGCCCAACCCCGCGCTCTCCCCCACCACCCCGCCCACTCCCCCCTCCCTCTCCACCCCCGCCGCCCTCGCCCGCTGCCGCAGCCTGCTCAACGCCGTCCGCCGCCACTGGATCGACGCCGAGCTCATCCCCTCCCTCGCCGTCACCGGCCGCTTCCCCAGCCAGCTCACCGAGTACCGCCGCGGCCGCGACACCCACCTCCCCCTGCCACCCACCGAACCCCGCCGCCTGCTCACCGAAGCGGGCACCCTGACCATCGTCGGCGCCCGCGGCGTCGGAAAGACCTTGCTACTGCTGGAGATCGCCCGCGCCCTGCTCGACGACTGGCCTGCCGACCCCGACCAGCCCATCCCGGTCGTACTCCCGCTGTCCTCCTGGTCCCCGCGCGCGGGCGACCTGGAGACCTGGGTGGTCGAGCAGCTGCTGCAGCTGTACAATGTGGACCGCGAGCTCGGCTGGGCCTGGGTTGGCCAACGGCGACTGCTGCTGTTGCTGGACGGCCTGGACGAGGTGCCGCCGGAGCACCGGGACTCCTGCGTGGCCGCGATCGAGGAGTACCGGCACGCCAGGGGCGCGACCTTCCCGCTGGTGCTGACCTGCGGCACCGACGTCTACACCGCGCTGACCACCGCGCCGCGCACCCGCCGGGTGGTCGAGGTGCGGCCGCTGACCGTGGACCAGGTCGCCCGCCACCTCGCCGCGGCCGGGCCGGAGCTGGCCGGGTTGCGCACGGCCCTGGCCGCCGACCCGGGACTCGCCGAACTGGTCACCACCCCGCTGTTCCTGGCCGTGGCCAGCGTGGCCTACCGCGGCCGGACCGCGGCGGCCGTGCCCACCGGAGTCGAGGTCGAGCGGTGGCGGGCGGAGGTGCTCGCCGACTACGTGGCCCGCCGCCTGCACGACGGCGCCCGCCCGCACCCGACCCGGTTCAGCGAGCCGCAGACCGCCCGCGTCCTGTCCTGGCTGGCCACCACCATGACCGCCCGCAACCAGACCGTCTTCCTGCCCGACCGCATGCAGCCCGACCTGCTCACCCGCCGCTGGCACCGCTGGCTGGTCAGCCCCGGCCTGGCCCTGCTGGTCGGCCTGGTCACCGCGCTGTGCTTCGGCCTCTCCGGCGGCTGGGCCCTGGAGCTGATCTCCGGCGACACCGACGACCCACGCACCCGCGGCCTGGTGGCCACGGTGATCGGCGGCCTGGCCACTGGACCACTGATGGGCTGGCAGGTCCTCGGCACCCGCATCGAACCGCTGGCCCCGCCCCGCCAGTCCGCCCCGGCCTGGCGCCGCACCATCCGCCACGCCGCACTGTGCGCCCTGGCCGGAACCGTGGTCGGACTCCTGCTCGGCTCCTGGTTCGGCGAGCTCACCGCCCAGCAGACCCTGGGCGTGTCCAGCTTCCTGATCGTCGGCATCTCCGGCTCCCTGCTCGGCTCCGCCGCCGGCGGCGCGGTCCTCGGCCTCACCGCGGGCCTGGCCGTCGGCGTGCTCACCGGCCTGGAACAACAGGCCACCATCCGACCCGCCCAACCCGGCATCGGCATGCGCGACACCGCCCGCACCGCCCTGCTCGCCGGTGTCCTCGGCGTCCTGCTCGGCGGCCTGGCCTACGGCCTGCTGCTGGGCATCCCGCTCGGCGTGGTCGTCGCCCTCCGCCTGGGCGGCGGCGCCTGGCTCCGCCACTGGACCCTGCGCCTGCTGCTGTGGCGCGAGGGCGCGATCCCGTTGCGGTTCCTGGACTTCCTGCACCACGCGCACAGAACTTGCCTGCTCAACGAGATCGGCGGCGGCTACAAGTTCACCCATCCCCTGTGCCAGCGGCACTTCACCGTCCGTAATGTGGACCAATGGCCAGCGATCCAGCCCTGA